CTCGGCTTCGTGTCGATGGAGCTGAAGGCGGCCGGCTATCTCGACACGAACGTCGACCTGAGCCCGACCGACTTCGCGGCGATCGCGAAGGGCGCCGGTATCTTCAGCGTGCGCGTCGAGCATTCGGAGAACGTCGAGCACGCGTTGCGCACGGCGTTCGAGCATGACGGGCCGGCGGTGGTGGACGTCGTCACGTCGAAGTACGAGCTCGCGATGCCGCCGAAGATCGAACTCGCGCATGCGAAGGGCTTCAGCCTGTTCATGCTGCGCGCGATCCTCAGCGGTCGCGGTGACGAAATCGTCGAGCTCGCGAGAACCAACTTGCGCTGAGGAAATGCCGCGCGCCGTGCATTCAGTATGGCGCGCGGTGCTTTACAGCCCGGGCCGGGCCGCCCGCTCGCGCGCGCGCGGCTTCGACGAACCACCTCAACGCGGCGGCCGGATGGCGGTTCGCGGGCGACAGACCTCGCACGCGACAAAGTTTTCGACCCCATTTAGGTTGCGGTGGGCCCACAGCCGACGATCGCGCCGCGATCGACACGGCACTGCGGCCGTCCCGAATCACCGGCAAGCGTTATCCCGTGCACTTGCAGCAGCAAGCCGATCGCCGATTGTGAATCGGAGGAGCGCTGATCCAGCACGAATTGGTCAGGCAAATCAGGGTCAATCTTCACGTCACCTTAAGTTTGCGTTTCCTAGAATCGATTGACCGTCGCGTGTCCAGCGACGGACCGATTCGCCCAGGAGGATGCGCTTGACGTCCTCCTCTCCCTAAAGGGAGAGGCTTCCCACACCTGGCGATGCACGTCCGCATCGGAGAATGTTCAGCGCAGCGTTGATATCACGATCATGCACGACACCACATCCACTGCAGGCCCATTCTCTTATTCGCAGTCCCGCGATACCTTTCGGCCGCGTCGTGCTGTCTTTCGACCCGCACGCCGAACAGGACTGGGTCGAACCGCTTTCGTCGACTTCTTCGAACGTGGCCCCGTGCGCGATCGCTTTATAGCGGAGCTTGTTCCGGAACGACGACCAGGATGCGTCGTAGACGCTCTTCGCCATCCTGGTTCTGGCGAGTTTGACGGCAGATACGTTGCCGACCGCGATGTAATCGAAGCGCCGCACCAGATCGACCGCGAGCTTGTGTTGAAAATCGGCACGGGCATTTGCCACCTTGGCGTGCAACTTCGCGTATTGCTCGCACGTCGCGTTGACCGTGCCGGAGTGAATACCGAGTTCTTTGCTGCTGCCGGTCGTCAGCACGTTCAGGTCGAATCCCGTCGGCCACTTCTTGCCCCACTTGAGCGCGTGCTTCTGCGTGTCGTTGCAGAAGTTCCAGACGTAGTTCACCGCGCGGCTCTGCTTGTTAAGCAGTCCGTTGAGCGACTTCACGCGGTAGCGGTAGACAAGGATCATGCCGGTGATCCTAACCCGTGGAAGAAGCTGTCTGTCAACAGCACTCCTTTCCTCCCCGTCCTGAAGGACGGGGTTTCTCGGAGCAACTGATGAACCCTACCCGTGTCGCAGTAGCCCTGTTCCGCGCAGTCATCGGCACACCGCCGCCAACCGCGCAAGCGCGGGAGCCCCGCCTATGATGTGGCCGAACGCGTGGCGTGTCTCGGCACTGTTCGTGCGCGAGTGGGTCGGCCGGCCGGCCGCGGTGGGCGCGTTGTGCCCGAGTTCGCGGCATCTGGCGCGCGAAATGGCCGACGCGGTGCCGGATGGCGACGGGCTGGTCGTCGAGCTCGGCGGCGGCACCGGTGCGATCACCGCGGCACTGCTCGAGCGCGGTGTCGCGCCGCGGCGCCTCGTGGTGGTCGAACGCTCGCCGGCGTTCGTGCAGCATTTACGGCGGCGCTTTCCCGGGATCTCGATCGTGTCGGGCGACGCGCGGCGGCTCGAACGGCTGTTGCCGCCGGGCGCCACGGTCGATGCGATCGTGTCGTGCCTGCCCCTGCGCACGCTGCCGCGCGAGGACGTGGCGGCGATCGTCGGTCAATGTCAGCGGGTGCTGTCGGCCGACGGCGTGATGATCCAGTTCACGTACGATTTGCGCCCGCCCGGCCGCCATCCGCTCGGCGATGCGGCATTCGTCGCGTGCGACAGCCGGATCGTGTGGGCCAATCTCCCGCCGGCGCGCATCGTGACCGTGCGCTGCGCCGCCGCCGCATACGCCGGTTGAACCGGGGAGTGCGGGGCGCCCGGACGTGGCGCCCCGTCGCATCCTTTCAGCGGCCGTACCGATCCTTCCAGTTTCCTTCATCCTGCCGTCACATCCGGTTCCTGCCATCGCCTTTCATTTTGAAAGCATCCGCGGTGAGCAGAACAGGCTACTTGATGTGCTCGACTGCCTGAAGGCAGGGATTCCGATGTTGACGTCGGCGCCGGCTTTTGTTCACCGCCGCACGCGGAAAACTAGACGCGCGCGCTGTCGGTCATCCGCGCCGTCGGCCGCGATGCGATGCGCTTGATGAAGCGGTCGAGCGGCGTTGCATAGCCGCGCGCGATGATCGCACTTGCTCCTGCCGACAGCGCCAGATACGCGACGAGCAGCGCCAGCTTGCCGTCGCCCTGCGTGACGGACGGCGGCCAGAGCGTGCGCAGCGCGCCGAGTACGATCAGATGGAACAGATACAGCTCGTAGCTGAGCCGGCCGCTCCAGCGCAGCGGCGCGAGCAGGCGACCGTGAGCGGGGGCGTGTTCGGCGTGTGCGCCGATCAGCAGCACGGCCGTGCCGAGCGCCATTGCCGAGACGCCGAACACATGGCTTTGCGCGATCGGCCACGCGAGATAGAGCGCGGTCATCAGTGCTGCGACCAGCCATTGCACGGGCGCCGCCGCGAGCATCGGCCAGCGCGCGCGTTCGGCGAGCAGCGCGGTGCAGCAGCCGATCGCGATACCGTCGAAGCAGGCGAAGTACGCGTACAGGAAGCCGCCTTCGTCGCCCGGATGCGTGTAGCGGTACACGGGACCGATCGCCGCAATCAGCAGCCAGAACGCGAACAGCCGCGTGTCGCGGCGCAGTGCGATGCACAGCAGCGGGAACGACAGGTAGAACACCTCTTCGACCGACAGCGACCACAGCACGCCGAGCGCGTAGTTGACCCATCCGTACGCGCCGATCAGCACGTTCATCCAGAACGTGAGCGATGCCAGATTCACGAGCCAGTACGACACGGCGATGCCCTGCGGCGCATGGTTCGTGAAGATCGGCACGCCGGCCGCCGCGAGGCCGTTGACGAGCGCGAGCAGCAGAAGCAGGCACGGGACGATCCGTGCAATGCGCGACACGTAGAACGCACGCACGTCGAGCGCGCCGAGGCTGCCCCAGCGGCGGCGCGCGTTCGACGTGATCAGGTAGCCCGAGATCGCGAAGAACATCGTCACGCCGTAGTTGCCGTTGCGCACGATCGCATGGATCGTGTCCCAGCCGAGCACGCGGGCGAGCGCGGTGTCGCGCAGCGGATATGCGATGTTGAAGTGATGCAGCAGGACGAGCAGGATCGAGACGCCGCGCAGCAGGTCGATGCGGGCGTTGCGGGGAGCGGCGCTCATTGCGGCGGGGCCGCGGCGGCGAGCGTCGGCAGCGCCGCGAGGAACGTGTCGCGCGAGCGCAGGCCGGCATTGGGCGTTTGCCGCTCGTCGTCCTGGATCAGGTTCGCGAACACCAGCGTGCGCGATCCCTTCGTCGCCCAGCCGACGAACCAGCCGTACGCGTGTGCCGCGTCGTACTGGATGCCCGGCGAGCCGGTGCCGGTCTTGCCGTGCACCGTCCAGCCGCCCGGTCGCGCGTCGAGCAGCGTGATGCGCGCAGTCATGTCATACGCGTGCGCGCTGACGGGCAGCGTCCGCTGCACGATCTTGCGCATGAACGCGACCTGTTCGAGCGGCGAAATCCGTAGCGACGAATTGACCCACGCGCCCATCATGCCGGGGAGTTCGCCCGCTTTGCTGGTGACGTCGGCGTTGCCGTAGTCGAACGCGCTCGTGTACTGCTGGAAGCGTGCCTGCCCGAGCGCCTGCGTGACCTGCTCCGAATACCAGAAGACCGACAGCCTCATCCAGCGCGCCGGATCGGTCGGTTCGCGCCACGGCGCGCCGCCCCAGTCGGGGTAGCCGGCGTGGAACTCGAGCGTGGGCGCGTGTTCGTCCTTCAGCACGCCGGCGTCGAAGCCCATCAGGCCGATGGCGACCTTGAACGTCGATGCCGGCGTTACGCGGGTCGAGCAGTCGCCCTGCTGCACGAGCAGCTTGCCGGTGGCGGCGTCGGCGACGACGGTGCAGACGGGGTGCGCGTGAGAGGACGCGGCGGCCAGGAGGCCGGCGAAGGCGAACAGCGCGTAATGCCAGTGCTTCAAGTGCAATTCCTTGGAAAGCGTGCGGAAGATGCGCGGGGCGGACGGAAAGCGGGAAGCCGTGCGCAAGCGAAGCGGCGGCCGGCATCGGTGAGGGCGATCGCGGCCGTCGGGATGGCTCACAGTGTATCGGCGGATCGCCGGCTGTCGACCTGTCATGGTTGACGGGGCGCGTGTGCGCCCTGCACCGTTACGGCTGCGGCTGCGGGCACGCCGGCGGTGAGGCAGTGGTAGGGGCCGCCCGTGACTGCGCGGCGTTACAGATCCGGATCCAACCCGAAGTGCAGGAGCGTTTCCCGGCGACAACGCGCTTCGGCGTCGGCTATCGAGATGACGCTCAGCGTGCTCTTCGATCGGTCGATCGGTGCCACGTCGAAGACTTTTCGTTGCGGCGGTGCAGCCGAGTGGCGGAGCAGCCGTGTATCGGGCGCGACGGTAGCCGTATTTGAAGCAGGCGTGTGCGCATCACGACGTTCTTGCGTGATGAGCTCGTCAATGAGCTGCTTGAACTGCGAGAAGCGAATGGGACGATTGGCGTTCGGCGCGCGACCGCGTCCGGCCGTGGGCTTCTTGATCCGGAACCCGGCAATTGGACGGTGTTTCTGAGTCATCCGTATATCCCTTTTTCGATCAAGTATCGTTGCAATGCCAGCACCGACGTGCCATCAGGCGCAACGTTGAACGTCATCACGCGATGCGATCCGGCCACCCGCCAGAAGTCTCGTCCGGATCGAGTCGCGTAAAGCGCTTGCAGAGACCGGAGCGACCCATCGGCCAACCCGACCGGATAGCCCTGAAAGTACTGGAACAGTGCGGCCTCGTCGCCATGCAGGCCGGGAATGGGCGCATCGAAACCAAACCGCGGCCATGCGTAGTATCCGCAGAGACGAAGGCGGCCGGGTTCAGGTGGCGCTTTACGGCCGCCTATTGCGAATGCGCTGATCCGCGCGATCTTCAACCTATCACACGCCCTGACGATCCGCCACAGCATTGCCGCACCGAGCCCGGCGACAGCGTTATCGGCAAGATCGACGGTCCCGAGTTCGAGTACGGACGCGTCGTGGGTTTGAAGCACGGATACGCGGTTCTCCGATCGGATCAGTCCCGGATGGGTCACGGAGAATGTCAGTCGACTCGCACAATCGAGATACACCTGAATGTCCGACCCGGCAGGCGCGCCACACAGCGAAACCAGCAGTTCGTCCGAGACGTCGCCGTCCACGCCGAGGCACGCGGCGATATCCAGATCGTTTCGATCGACCGTCAGGCGATCGTCGAAGTACGTCATCTCGTATGGCAGGACGTGACTGAGATCGACACGCTGGACGGGCATGGTTGCGGGCGACGAGTGGAAAGCGCCCAGCATATCGCCGCGAACCCGGCGGGCCGAGTCCGCCAAACGGCTGATCGGGCGTCGAAGTGATTGCTTCGACGCCACAAGCGACGTGCGGGGCGCGATCCCGGCGCGCATGCCGTTTTTTGCACGGCCGCCCCGTTTTTTTGCACGGCGTTTATACCGCCTCTTCTAAGCTGGGGACGTGTCGAACAGCCGAGACGGCTTCTGTCCGCGCCATGACCTTCATTCATCCCTTTCCCCCGTTCGATGTCGCCGGCCGGCGGTTGCGTGCCGGCGCACCCGGCAGCGTCGCGCCGTTCCCGCCGCCGCGCCCGCGCCTGCAATTGCCTGTCACGCTGACGGCCGACTCCGTCGAGGCGGCGCACGCCCGGCTTGCCGCGCTGCTGCATTCCCCGCTCGGTGTGTATGTCGTCAGCGCGCGCACCGTGCGCAACGTGATTCACGTGCATTTGGACATCGCCCCGGAGGATCTGGATTTCACGCTGCACACGCTGATCGCGCAGCATGTCGACGCGGTGATCGGGCCGATCGCGCGCCAATTGTGCGTTCCGGCTGGCGCGCGCTGAGCCGGGAACGCCGATTGCTTGGCTAATCCGCCGCCGATTCGCCGGCCGCCGTGCTGTCCGCCGGCCGCCGATGGTGGACGTTTGTGCGCTGCGTCGAACGCGGCGCTACCCCTGAACAGGGAGGGCCTATGTACCTTACGGAAGAAGTGCGTATTGCGCGCCCGGCTGCCCGTCGCGCGCATACCGCGGCGTTGCCGTCGGGCAGGCAGCTTGCCCGGCAGTTGATGGTGACGGTTCGCACGGCGGACGTGCTGCTGCGCCAGGCGATTCGCGTGCCCGATCGCCATCAGTGGCTGGTCGACGCCGAACGCGTCGATGCGGCCGGCGGGCCGCTCACCGCGTGGGATTCTCACGTGACGTTCCGCATCGTCAAGGCATTCGCACCGGCGTTCGATGCGGATGCGTGTGCGGCCGACCCCGATCAAGCGGCGGTCGAGATCCGCCTGTTTCTTCCCGAACAGGCTTATGTCGCCGAGCGGCGCATCGGCATCTTCGGCCGGCGGCATGGCCAGCGGTTCAGCGCGACGCTGTCGGTCACGGCCGGTTCGCAGTGGGGCGGCCGGCGCAATGAGCACGTTCCGCCGGCAGGGCGTCACGTGCACGGCGACACGCTGGAAGCGCTCGTCGACACGGTGGCCGGTATCGTCAACGCGGCGTTGCGCGTGGCCGGGCATGGCACGACCGGCCACGGGTGACGCGGCGGCGCGCGGCCGCCGGCGGGCTCACGCGTCGCCGGTCTGCCCGGTCTGCCGCTGCAGGTCTTCCATCAATTGTTCCGCCAGGAAGTCGCACGGCGGCCGTTTCGACTTGGTGCTGCGCGCGAGGATCAGCTCGAGCGGCGGCAGGTCGGGCAGCCCGTGCGAGCGGCCGAGCATCGACAGTTGCGCGGGAATCGCGCAGCGGGCAAGCGGCGCGACCGCGAGGCCGGCCTCGACCATGCTGAGCAGCCCGAGCAGGCTCGGGCTTTCATACGACGTGCGGTACGGCACTTTCGCGCGTTCGAGGCTGCGGATCGCGTTCTCGCGCGCGACGCTGCCCGGCATGAACACCGCGATCGGCAGCGGCCGCTCCTCCCAGACACGCGGCCCGTTCGTCATCGCGGCCCACGCCATCGGCTCGTGGCGGATGAAGTCGCCCGACAGCCCCTTGATGCGCGTCCCGCACACGAGATCGACGGTGCCCTCCTTGATCAGCGGCGCGAGCGCGCTGCTCGGCAGCCCCATCACCTGGATCTCGACCTTCGGGTAGGTCGCGGAGAATTTCTTCAGCACCGACGGCAGCAGCGACGACGCATAGTCGTCCGGCACGCCGATCACGACCTTGCCGGTCACCTCCGGCCGCACCACGGCTGCCCATGCTTCGTCACGCAGCGCCAGCATTCGTCTGGCGAATCCCAGCAGCACCTCGCCTTCGCGCGTCAGCACGATGCTGCGCGGCTTGCGCACGAACAGCGGCCGGCCGATCGCGTCCTCCAGGCTCTTGATCTGCATGCTCACGGCCGACTGCGAGCGGTTCACGGCCTCGGCTGCGCGGGTCATGTTGCCGGTTTCCGCGACGGCGACGACGGTGGCCAGCACGTCGTGATCGAGCATCTTCATGGGTATCAGGAAAACTGAACGTAACGATCAGCATTATGCGTTTTTATTGTTGCTGTGTGTCTGCCATAGTGCGATCACGCTGGCGTTTCACCCGAGGGTGGCGCGGCGGTCGGGCCGCGCCAATCCGGCGTGCGGGACTGAACAGGGAAGCGTGGTGAATCGATGATGGACCATCCGTTGCGCGCCGCACTGGCCGCGGAATTGCACGCCCGGCCGTTCCTGCGGCTCGCCGAAGCCGTGTCGCTCACGCACTACGCGATCTATGCGGACGGCCAGCCCGACATCCACGAAACGCTGCTGCACGCGCTGTGCCGCGATACCGGCATCGACGCGCCGCACGAAGGCGCGACGCACTACGCGGTGCAGTCGCCGTGCGGTTGGCACCTGAAGTGGGAGCGCCACACCGAATTCTCGACCTTCACGTTCGTCGCGCCGCGTCGCGACACCGGTTATTTCGACGATCTCGCGATCGACGGCATTCCGGCCGCGTGGTTCGCGCGGCTGGCCGGCATCCGCTTCGTCGCGGTGCGGATGGAGCTGCTGTCCGGCGACGCCGCGCGGCGCGTATGCGGCGACCTGCGGCGCTGGATCGACGGGCCCGCGCTCGTCGGCAGCCGCGTGCTCGGCGGCGGCAAGGTGTTCTGCGACTGGCACGTGCGCGACGACGGCTTCATGCGTTTTCTCGTGGTCGACGAGGATTTCCGCGAGGAGCAGGGCGGCCGGCTGTTGCAGCGTCTGTATGAAATCGAAACGTACCGGATGATGGCGCTGCTGGCACTCCCCGTCGCGCGCCGGATGAGCCGCGAGCTCGACGAGATCCATGCGGCGCTGCACGCGCTGATGCAGCGGATGGATGCGAGCGGCGCAGACGGCGACGATGCGGCGTTGCTCGTCAAGCTCACGCATCTCGCGGTGCGGGTCGAATCGTTGTCGGGATCGGGGCGCGCTTCAGCGCGTCGCGCGCGTACGAAAAGCTCGTGCTGGCGCGCATCCACGAGCTGCGCGAGGAGCGTATCGAAGGGATGCCGACGATCGCCGAATTCATGGAGCGGCGCTTCGCGCCGGCGATGGAAACCTGCCGCAGCGTGTGGGCGCGCCACGAACAGATCGCCGCGCGGATCGCACGGGCGGTCGACCTGCTGCGCACTCGCGTGAATCTCGCGCAGGAAAAGGACGTGACGCGGCTGCTGGCCGGCATGGAGCGCACCGCGCGCAACCAGCTGCATTTGCAGCACGCGGTCGAAGGGCTGTCGGTGGCCGCCATTTCGTACTACGTGCTGTCGCTCGCGACGGCGGCGTTCAAGGCGCTGCACGTGATGAACCTGCCGGTCGATCCCGAGCTGGCGGAAGGGCTGCTGATCGCGCCGGTCGTGTTCGCGGTGATCCACATCACGCGGCGTACGCGCGCGCAGCTTGCGCGGGCCGAGGCGGTGCATGACAGTGCGCCCGTGCATGCGGCGGCGTTGAAGCGGGCCGGCTAGAACATCAACGACCTATCAAGGCAAAGGAGTGGAGATGACTTTTTCGCAGAATCAAGCGGGTTTTTACAGCGGTTTCGATGCCGCGTTCGACGAGCCGGCAGCGGCTCGCGTGACGTCGTATCAGGCCGTGCTGCAGGAACCGATGACGTCGCTCGTCGGCAATACGCTCGATCGGCCGGACGTCGCGGCGGTGGCGATTCTCGGGTACAACTGACGCGGCGTCGCGCGACTATTCCGCGCGGCTACGCAGCATCCACGAGCGGCCCTTCTCCGATCAACCGCCATCGCGCATGCGTGGCATCGTCGGGTACGCCGCCCATCGGGCGTCGATCTTGCGGCCGGGCAGGAAACGAAACTCGATATAGCCGTCTCACCGGTTCGGCAAAGCCGGCACGGCGACCTCGGTTTCGACGATTTCAGGTGCCTGGTTCCTGGCGTCTTCTTCAGGCGTCAGGTCGTAAGTGACCCTGACGTGCCAGGTCTGCTTGCCGCGGGGCACGCTCATGCAGCACACCGTGCCACCCCCGCCGCCGAACTGGCGTGCGTGCACGCTGCCGGCGCCGAAGCCGTCGACCACGAAGCTGTAGACGCCACGATCCGTGTAGTTGAACCCCACGACGCGATACGGGCCGTTGGCGCGCGTCTGTGCGTGGACCCACCAGGCTGCGCCTGCCAGCAGCGCGGCGATGGCAAGCGGGTTGAGCGTCATGCGGCGTAGCAGGTTCGACATGTCGATGTTTCCATGAGTCGGTTCGCCGGCGACGATCCGTTGCCGGCAGCTGAGGTCAGCGCGCGGGCCTGACCGGCCCCGCCCCCTGCGCCAGCGCCAGCTCGACGAACGCCCGCGCCGCAGCACTCCGATACCCACCCTTGCGCTGCAGCAGCACGGCCGTGCGCCTCAGCCCCGCCGGATCGAGCGCAACCGCGACGAGATCGTCGTGCTCGACCGCGACCGTCGCCGGCAGCAGCGTCGCGAGGTTCGTGCGGCGCACGATCTCGATTACCGCACCGAGCGAATTCGCTTCCATCAGCACGCGCGGCTGCAGGTCGTGCTCGCGGAAATAGCGGTCGATTTGCATGCGCGTCGCGAATTCCGCGGTGAGCAGCACGAGCGGCGCGTCGTGCAGCGCGCGCAGGCCGGCCTTGCGTTTGCTGCCGAGCGCGTGTCCGCGGTTCACGACGAGCGCCAGTGTTTCGACCAGCAGCGCT
This is a stretch of genomic DNA from Burkholderia cenocepacia. It encodes these proteins:
- a CDS encoding RNA-guided endonuclease TnpB family protein, which codes for MILVYRYRVKSLNGLLNKQSRAVNYVWNFCNDTQKHALKWGKKWPTGFDLNVLTTGSSKELGIHSGTVNATCEQYAKLHAKVANARADFQHKLAVDLVRRFDYIAVGNVSAVKLARTRMAKSVYDASWSSFRNKLRYKAIAHGATFEEVDESGSTQSCSACGSKDSTTRPKGIAGLRIREWACSGCGVVHDRDINAALNILRCGRASPGVGSLSL
- a CDS encoding class I SAM-dependent methyltransferase, producing the protein MMWPNAWRVSALFVREWVGRPAAVGALCPSSRHLAREMADAVPDGDGLVVELGGGTGAITAALLERGVAPRRLVVVERSPAFVQHLRRRFPGISIVSGDARRLERLLPPGATVDAIVSCLPLRTLPREDVAAIVGQCQRVLSADGVMIQFTYDLRPPGRHPLGDAAFVACDSRIVWANLPPARIVTVRCAAAAYAG
- a CDS encoding acyltransferase family protein; translation: MSAAPRNARIDLLRGVSILLVLLHHFNIAYPLRDTALARVLGWDTIHAIVRNGNYGVTMFFAISGYLITSNARRRWGSLGALDVRAFYVSRIARIVPCLLLLLALVNGLAAAGVPIFTNHAPQGIAVSYWLVNLASLTFWMNVLIGAYGWVNYALGVLWSLSVEEVFYLSFPLLCIALRRDTRLFAFWLLIAAIGPVYRYTHPGDEGGFLYAYFACFDGIAIGCCTALLAERARWPMLAAAPVQWLVAALMTALYLAWPIAQSHVFGVSAMALGTAVLLIGAHAEHAPAHGRLLAPLRWSGRLSYELYLFHLIVLGALRTLWPPSVTQGDGKLALLVAYLALSAGASAIIARGYATPLDRFIKRIASRPTARMTDSARV
- the blaOXA gene encoding OXA-1043 family class D beta-lactamase; the encoded protein is MHLKHWHYALFAFAGLLAAASSHAHPVCTVVADAATGKLLVQQGDCSTRVTPASTFKVAIGLMGFDAGVLKDEHAPTLEFHAGYPDWGGAPWREPTDPARWMRLSVFWYSEQVTQALGQARFQQYTSAFDYGNADVTSKAGELPGMMGAWVNSSLRISPLEQVAFMRKIVQRTLPVSAHAYDMTARITLLDARPGGWTVHGKTGTGSPGIQYDAAHAYGWFVGWATKGSRTLVFANLIQDDERQTPNAGLRSRDTFLAALPTLAAAAPPQ
- a CDS encoding LysR family transcriptional regulator, encoding MKMLDHDVLATVVAVAETGNMTRAAEAVNRSQSAVSMQIKSLEDAIGRPLFVRKPRSIVLTREGEVLLGFARRMLALRDEAWAAVVRPEVTGKVVIGVPDDYASSLLPSVLKKFSATYPKVEIQVMGLPSSALAPLIKEGTVDLVCGTRIKGLSGDFIRHEPMAWAAMTNGPRVWEERPLPIAVFMPGSVARENAIRSLERAKVPYRTSYESPSLLGLLSMVEAGLAVAPLARCAIPAQLSMLGRSHGLPDLPPLELILARSTKSKRPPCDFLAEQLMEDLQRQTGQTGDA
- a CDS encoding DUF3304 domain-containing protein → MSNLLRRMTLNPLAIAALLAGAAWWVHAQTRANGPYRVVGFNYTDRGVYSFVVDGFGAGSVHARQFGGGGGTVCCMSVPRGKQTWHVRVTYDLTPEEDARNQAPEIVETEVAVPALPNR